From the genome of Raphanus sativus cultivar WK10039 unplaced genomic scaffold, ASM80110v3 Scaffold4181, whole genome shotgun sequence:
TCCATGAGAAGTTCCACTTGTTCTCTTGCCTCTTGGACTAACTCCGGTGTCATGTCACGGGGTCTCCCCCACTTCGGTACAGCATAAGGGTGCGGCATGGTCGACCGTATAGTGCTTCATGGGGAGACAATCCGATGCTCGAATGATAACTGTTATAATAGGAGAACTCCGCCAAAGGTAGATGTTCGCCCATTTACCTCCCCAATCCAGGACACTCGATCGGAGGATGTCCTCCAATGTCCGTATGGTTCTCTCGGACTGTCCGTCTCTCTGGGGGTGATATGCGGTGCTCAGATGGACTTTAGTCCCTAGTGCCTTCTGAAAGGCTTGCCAAAAGTTGGAGGTAAACTTCGGGTCTCTATCCGATACTATACTGACTGGTACCCCATGCAACCTTACTATCGTGTTCAAGTATTCCCGTGCCAAATCTTCGGTCTTATCAGTGGTCCTGATAGGTAGAAAGTGGGCCGATTTGGTCAGGCGGTCGACTATAACCCATATTGCATCCTTGTTTCATGTCGTTCTTGGCAACCCCGTGACAAAGTCCATCGTCACCATATCCCACTTCCATTGTGGTAGGGGTAATTATTGTAAAAGACCCCCGGGAACCCCACGTTCAGCTTTAACTAACTGACAAGTCCGACACCGGGAGACCCACTCACCCACATTTTTTTTCATTCCTTCCCAATGGTAGTATTGCTTCAGGTCGTGGTACATTTTTGTCATACCCGGGTGGATCGAAAATCGCAATTGGTGGGCATGTGCTAATATTTCCTCCTTCAGTTCCCTTCCATTGGGTACACATACTCGACCTCTAAACAGGATGGTCCCATTGCTGGCGGTGCGATATCCGACTACCTCTTTATCAACCATTTCCCGAAGAGCGGGATCCGTCTCCTGGGCGCTACGAATGCGTCTAAACAGGTCAGCTTGCTCCACTGCCTCTAATCCAGCACCATCCTCATCTACTGTCGTTGCACGTAGGCGCAAATGTGCTAGGGTCACAGCTAGCTCTTGTGTTTCCTTGACTGCAGATACAATGGCTTTCCTCCTGCTCAAGGCGTCCGCTACCAGGTTGGCCTTTCCCGGGTGGTATTCAATGTTCAGGTCGTAATCCACTAGTAGTTCCATCCATCGGCGCTGGCGTAGATTAAGGTCCCCCTGGGTGAAGACGTACTTTAGGCTCTTATGAATCATGTAGATCTGTACCTTCTCTCGTATAGATATGATCGCCAGATTTTTAGGGCAAAGACTACAGCTGCCAGTTCCAAGTCATGCGTCGGGTAATTAGCCTCGTGCTTTCGTAGTTGCCTGGACGCATATGCAATGACCCGTCCCTCTTGCATGAGTACACATCCTAACCCCACTCCAGATGCATCAGTATAAACGGTGAAGGGTATTTCAGGTTTGGGTAAGACCAGTACCGGGTCCTTGTCAGGGCTTCCTTTAGCTGTCTAAATCCTTCTTTGCATGCTTCCGTCCATGTGAATTTTCCTTCTTTGCTCGTCAACCGAGTAAGGGGTCTTGCTACTGCTGCAAATCCTTCAACGAATTTGCGGTAATACCCAACCAGGCCTAGGAAACTACGAATCTCGGTTGCGTTGTCGGCCATTTCGTgatttcttctattttctcCGGGTCGACTTCCACACCAGCCTCGGAAATCACGTGTCCCAAGAATCCCAATCTTCCGCTGCCAAAAACTGCACTTTCTGAGTTTCACATACAACCTATGCTTCCTTAACTTATCCAATACCATAGCCAGGTGTCGTTCATGTTCTTCTCTGCTCTTAGAGTAAACCAAAATGTCGTCGATGAAGACAATCACACATCAGTCCAGGTATTCATGGAAGATATCGTTCATCAATCCCATTAAAGCGGCCGGTGCGTTAGTCAGACCGAAGGGCATTACCACGAACTCATAATGCCCATATCGGGTGCGGAACGCCGTCTTCCTAATATCTTCCTCGTGGATGGGAATTTGATGGTATCCTGACGTGATATCGATCTTTGAGAACCAAGTGGCTCCCCCTAACTGATCCACAAGCTCGTCTATGCGGGGAAGGGGGTACTTGTTTTTAACGGTCACCTTGTTCATCCCCGGTAGTCTATGCAGAGGCGCATACTCCTGTCTTTTTTCTTTACGAACAGAACCGGCGCACCCCACGGTGAGCTACTTGGTCTTATGAATCCCTTCTCTACTAGGTCTTCCAACTGTTTCTTGAGTTCCGCCATTTCTGCCGGTGCCAATCGGTAGAGCGCCTTGGACACTGGGGCGGTCTCGGGTTCAAGTTCAATCGTGAAAGCAGTATTCCGGTGTGGGGGAGGTCCGCGTAAGGGTTCAAACACATCCGTATATTCCGCTGCTACGGGAATACCTTCCAACTCCGGCGCCTCCGTCCACCCCCCCCACCATATCTATGGTGGCTAGAAAAGCTTCACTCCCTTTTCTAATTGCTTATTCGGCTTGTACCATCGATATAACCGACACTCCAGCCCTAGTCTTCATTCCCCAGTATACGATACTCCTTCCATCTAGTAGAATTCGAACACACGCCTTGGCACAGTCAACTACAGCTCCGTGCCGAGCCAACCAGTCCATTCCCAATATCACTTCGTAACAGTCGAGCTCCAACTCCATCAGGTCCGCGGGTAGGTTTATGCCTGCGAGGACCACCGGCACTTCCCCGTACTTTCCTTTAGTCATCATCTTTTCTTTCCCCGCAGTTCCAACCCCCGCGACTTGAGTGTTGTAGCTCCCCGAAAAAGTCCACTCCCGAGTAAGGTCGGGGCTTACAAAACTATGGGTTGCCCCGGTGTCGAAGAGAGTGAACGCCGCCACTCTCCCGACGCGACGGATCCTACATGATACTAACGCTAAGCTATGCAACCAAAAATCTAATCTCACTTAAGTGCAAAGGACATT
Proteins encoded in this window:
- the LOC130507213 gene encoding uncharacterized protein LOC130507213 encodes the protein MDQLESKFQDIRQGSRNVREYGDEFHRLRRFAGHYLSDRELVRQFLKGMRIELRNSCNVRDYRNIHEIIKKAAEQEAGLDEEWKQNQASQNLGVKRTRDAAPSGEVAPARPQCRRHVYRDCQNERQVRPGRIRCYRCNQEGHVSRDCRVQLGGNAEGAPPQQQREPAGRPRAYVAEAPEGPEPIAALVSCRIRRVGRVAAFTLFDTGATHSFVSPDLTREWTFSGSYNTQVAGVGTAGKEKMMTKGKYGEVPVVLAGINLPADLMELELDCYEVILGMDWLARHGAVVDCAKACVRILLDGRSIVYWGMKTRAGVSVISMAPELEGIPVAAEYTDVFEPLRGPPPHRNTAFTIELEPETAPVSKALYRLAPAEMAELKKQLEDLVEKGFIRPSSSPWGAPVLFVKKKDRSMRLCIDYRG